From Priestia filamentosa, a single genomic window includes:
- a CDS encoding CynX/NimT family MFS transporter gives MEHSTKTLRNSNSTAAETKVFLLIGIIFIGANLRAPLTSVGPLLSSIREQLHLSSTAGGMLTTVPLLAFAALSPFAAKVANKVGMGNTLFLSLLLLTMGIFIRSTSGISLLFIGTLFIGLAIAVCNVLLPSLIKQDFAHNVGLMTGVYAVSMNLCGAIGSGISHPISVASSLGWKGALGCWGILSFIALLLWVPQLKKSGYQKQAKTLKKTPSLSLWKSKLAWQISLYMGLQSVLFYTIIAWMPDILKEQGLTSDDAGWTLSFMQLAIIPFTFLIPIIAGKLNNQRGLVTISGVLLFIGIIGILYGPLSFIKLFIISSGIGIGSAFSLAMMFFTLRTSNAKEAAELSGMAQSLGYLLAALGPFLFGLLHDVTHGWTIPLFLLLFFSLLLFLCGMGAGKNRVIENS, from the coding sequence ATGGAGCACAGTACAAAAACACTTAGAAATTCAAATAGCACAGCAGCTGAGACAAAAGTGTTTCTTTTAATCGGTATTATCTTTATTGGTGCAAATTTACGTGCACCTCTCACATCTGTTGGTCCTTTGCTTTCTTCGATTAGAGAGCAGCTACATCTCTCAAGCACTGCAGGAGGAATGTTGACAACTGTTCCATTACTTGCTTTTGCTGCTCTTTCACCGTTTGCAGCAAAAGTGGCAAATAAAGTTGGAATGGGAAATACCCTGTTCCTTTCCCTACTTCTTTTAACAATGGGAATTTTTATCCGTTCAACAAGTGGAATAAGCCTTTTATTTATCGGCACTCTTTTCATTGGACTCGCTATTGCAGTGTGTAACGTTCTTTTACCAAGTTTAATTAAACAAGACTTCGCTCATAATGTTGGTTTAATGACAGGGGTCTATGCGGTTTCAATGAACTTATGCGGGGCAATTGGCTCTGGAATAAGTCATCCTATCTCAGTAGCCTCAAGTTTAGGATGGAAAGGAGCGCTTGGATGCTGGGGGATTTTATCGTTTATCGCGCTTTTATTATGGGTGCCGCAGCTTAAAAAGTCCGGCTACCAAAAACAAGCCAAAACGCTTAAAAAGACGCCATCACTTTCCCTTTGGAAATCAAAACTTGCTTGGCAAATCTCGCTTTACATGGGACTGCAGTCTGTTTTATTTTATACGATCATTGCTTGGATGCCTGATATTTTGAAAGAACAAGGACTAACATCAGATGATGCGGGATGGACTCTTTCTTTTATGCAGCTCGCTATTATTCCTTTTACATTCCTTATTCCAATTATTGCTGGAAAGCTTAACAATCAGCGCGGCCTTGTCACAATTTCTGGCGTTCTTTTATTTATTGGAATCATCGGAATTTTATATGGACCTCTTTCTTTTATAAAACTTTTTATTATTTCATCAGGAATTGGAATAGGATCTGCTTTTAGTCTTGCGATGATGTTTTTTACGCTTCGAACAAGTAATGCCAAGGAGGCAGCTGAACTTTCCGGTATGGCTCAGTCGTTAGGCTATTTGTTAGCCGCACTTGGACCGTTTTTGTTTGGGTTACTTCACGATGTAACACACGGATGGACAATTCCCCTTTTCCTTTTGCTATTCTTTTCGCTTCTTCTTTTTTTATGTGGAATGGGAGCAGGAAAAAACCGTGTTATTGAAAACAGCTGA
- a CDS encoding TraR/DksA C4-type zinc finger protein, producing the protein MLTSRQLSEFKNQLLERKKELSVHFEDNDHFNLQRSLRDSTAELSLYDNHPGDLATEEYEREKDVALNENFRAEYEGVERALEAISKGTYGICEVCQEQIPVERLEALPTARYCVEHAPDQFVSHGRPIEEDVLMPPFGQYDLDDKFENVAYDAEDSWQDASSYGTSESPADFYDPPEDYQNTYIESDENYGYVEDYENFVGVDIDGKNITVFPNKEHEEYENVLDEEGIMTEFGDLEPYEKDPYTED; encoded by the coding sequence ATGCTAACATCGCGCCAGCTTTCAGAGTTTAAAAACCAGCTTTTAGAGCGCAAAAAAGAATTATCCGTTCATTTTGAAGACAATGATCACTTTAATTTACAGAGAAGCTTAAGAGACTCAACAGCAGAGCTTTCCCTTTACGATAATCATCCAGGTGACCTTGCCACAGAAGAGTACGAACGTGAGAAAGACGTTGCTCTAAATGAAAACTTTAGAGCTGAGTATGAAGGAGTAGAAAGAGCGCTTGAAGCTATTTCAAAAGGAACATATGGGATTTGTGAAGTATGCCAAGAGCAAATTCCAGTTGAACGATTAGAAGCGTTACCAACAGCAAGATATTGTGTAGAGCATGCCCCTGACCAGTTTGTGTCACATGGACGTCCAATTGAAGAGGATGTATTAATGCCTCCGTTCGGACAGTATGATTTAGACGATAAATTTGAAAATGTAGCATATGATGCAGAAGATTCTTGGCAAGACGCTTCATCATATGGTACATCAGAATCTCCAGCAGATTTTTATGATCCTCCTGAAGATTATCAAAACACATATATTGAGTCAGATGAGAACTATGGATATGTAGAAGATTACGAAAACTTTGTTGGAGTTGATATCGATGGGAAAAACATTACCGTTTTTCCAAACAAAGAGCATGAGGAATATGAAAATGTGTTGGATGAAGAAGGCATAATGACGGAGTTTGGCGATTTAGAGCCATACGAAAAAGACCCATATACAGAAGACTAA
- a CDS encoding DMT family transporter has translation MNKKLAYLYIVGGASLWGIIGVFVTKLYDLGFTPAEVVAIRALMAAIFLLCYTFIHNRKMLKIHIRDSRYFVGTGIISIVFFNLCMFTAIKETSVSISAILLYTAPAFVMILSYLLFKEAFTLQKVVALLMTFCGCAFVVGIFSNDTTISLYGLLAGLGSGFFYSLYSIFGKFALEKYESITVTVYTFVFAAIAIVPFSGLLSSPQRLLHLDVLLYGIGLGFFSTMLAFLLYTKGLSYVESSRASIVATLEPVVAALASFLFFHERLDVFQYFGIILVISSIVIVGTSSSTKSLFKARSQNL, from the coding sequence ATGAATAAAAAGCTCGCTTATCTTTATATTGTAGGGGGAGCTTCTCTTTGGGGGATTATTGGAGTCTTTGTTACAAAACTTTATGACCTTGGTTTTACCCCAGCTGAAGTTGTTGCTATTCGCGCATTAATGGCGGCTATTTTTCTTCTTTGTTATACATTTATACATAATAGGAAGATGTTAAAAATTCATATACGCGACAGTCGTTATTTTGTTGGAACAGGTATTATTAGTATTGTCTTCTTTAACCTTTGTATGTTCACAGCTATTAAAGAAACGTCCGTTTCTATTTCAGCTATTCTTCTTTACACAGCTCCTGCATTTGTGATGATTTTATCTTATCTTTTGTTCAAAGAAGCGTTTACCCTTCAAAAAGTAGTCGCACTGCTTATGACGTTTTGCGGCTGTGCTTTTGTTGTAGGGATTTTTTCAAATGATACAACCATTTCCCTTTATGGTTTACTTGCTGGGCTTGGCTCTGGTTTCTTTTATTCTCTTTATAGTATTTTTGGTAAATTTGCATTAGAAAAGTATGAATCAATCACTGTGACTGTATATACCTTTGTATTTGCTGCAATCGCTATCGTGCCGTTTAGCGGTCTACTGTCTTCACCTCAGCGCTTACTTCATCTAGACGTTTTACTTTATGGAATAGGACTTGGTTTCTTCTCCACCATGCTCGCTTTTTTACTCTATACAAAAGGACTAAGTTACGTGGAATCAAGCAGAGCTTCAATTGTAGCTACGCTTGAACCTGTTGTAGCCGCTCTGGCAAGCTTTCTCTTTTTTCACGAACGCCTTGATGTTTTTCAATATTTCGGCATTATTCTCGTTATTTCTTCCATTGTTATTGTTGGAACATCTTCTTCAACAAAATCGCTATTTAAAGCAAGAAGCCAAAACCTATAA
- a CDS encoding Na+/H+ antiporter NhaC family protein, whose product MEGSWISILPFLVVIPIAVWTKQVLPGLLVGLLIGSYLHTPSLIGGMETMLHYIVQALIDKNNIEIIVFLYAFSGLIGMIKTSGGIKGFVEKAAEKIDTKKKALLLTYVSTIGTFSAPTFRFVTIAPIMRALLKKVKMTTKELGFVIETTATPIIVLIPVATAFVGYMVSIIQISLQNQKIMEDPYTMFIKSIPYNFFAFVIILVGIYLSFFHHSKSNAPTQIETEAEEEDWHTCHPAVSKDLPSKPWNLLVPLILVIVLTLFLTWWSGHTKANSFFGAFIKADVLQAMVVSLLITILLSAFFFLCQRFKINDLITSFVTGGNDLMSVVLLLSVVWGLSSVAEDLGFSQFITAHSGWIPQMFVTPLLFLFGAAVSYFIGSAWGTWGILMPLGVSIASVSGVSLPLIIGAVFASGSFGAFSSPLSDDTNTIAKILNLSVVDYARYKLKPALIAAIIAAVLYTATIFFI is encoded by the coding sequence ATGGAAGGTAGCTGGATTTCGATTCTCCCGTTTTTAGTTGTCATTCCGATTGCTGTCTGGACGAAACAAGTGTTACCAGGGCTTTTGGTTGGCTTATTAATCGGCTCATATCTTCATACCCCTTCACTTATTGGAGGGATGGAGACGATGCTTCATTATATTGTGCAGGCACTGATTGATAAAAATAATATTGAAATTATCGTATTCCTTTATGCGTTTTCTGGTTTAATTGGCATGATTAAAACCTCAGGAGGAATTAAAGGATTTGTAGAAAAAGCAGCTGAAAAGATTGATACAAAAAAGAAAGCGCTGCTGCTCACTTATGTTTCAACAATTGGAACATTTAGCGCACCAACGTTTCGATTTGTTACGATTGCGCCTATTATGCGCGCCCTCTTAAAAAAGGTGAAAATGACGACAAAAGAATTAGGATTTGTTATTGAAACAACTGCAACGCCCATTATTGTATTAATTCCTGTTGCAACTGCTTTTGTAGGGTATATGGTTTCAATTATCCAAATTTCACTGCAAAACCAAAAGATTATGGAAGATCCGTATACGATGTTTATTAAAAGCATTCCATACAATTTTTTTGCTTTCGTTATTATTTTGGTTGGCATTTATTTAAGCTTTTTTCACCACTCAAAATCAAATGCTCCAACACAAATTGAAACAGAAGCGGAAGAAGAAGACTGGCATACGTGTCATCCTGCTGTTTCAAAAGACTTGCCGTCAAAACCGTGGAATCTTCTTGTTCCTCTTATTCTTGTTATTGTATTAACGCTTTTTTTAACATGGTGGAGCGGTCACACGAAAGCTAATAGCTTTTTTGGAGCATTTATTAAAGCAGATGTTCTTCAAGCAATGGTTGTATCTCTTCTTATAACTATTTTGCTTTCAGCCTTTTTCTTTCTTTGTCAACGTTTTAAGATTAATGATCTTATTACAAGCTTTGTTACTGGAGGAAATGATTTAATGTCAGTTGTGCTGCTCCTTTCAGTTGTATGGGGGCTTTCCTCTGTTGCCGAAGACTTGGGGTTTTCTCAGTTTATTACAGCTCACTCGGGCTGGATTCCGCAAATGTTTGTAACTCCGCTTCTTTTTTTATTTGGAGCAGCTGTTTCTTATTTTATTGGTTCAGCATGGGGAACGTGGGGGATTCTCATGCCTCTAGGTGTTTCCATTGCCTCTGTTTCTGGCGTTTCACTGCCATTAATTATAGGAGCAGTATTTGCAAGTGGATCTTTTGGGGCTTTTTCATCTCCGCTTAGCGATGATACAAACACAATCGCAAAAATTTTGAATTTATCTGTTGTTGATTACGCACGCTATAAATTAAAGCCTGCTTTGATTGCGGCTATCATTGCAGCTGTGCTTTATACAGCAACTATTTTCTTTATATGA
- a CDS encoding sigma-G-dependent sporulation-specific acid-soluble spore protein CsgA has translation MEQSLKYLREILAAHVDRDVLGRTIYERLSTYEYETEEAFVEDLTTKESHYLNAILTEAIDYSNQEQDKERARQLSDIYEVLFI, from the coding sequence ATGGAACAATCATTAAAGTATTTGCGCGAAATTTTAGCGGCACATGTTGACAGAGATGTGCTAGGGAGAACTATTTATGAACGTCTCTCAACATATGAATACGAAACAGAAGAAGCGTTTGTAGAAGATTTAACAACAAAAGAAAGTCACTATTTGAATGCCATTTTAACAGAAGCTATTGATTACTCTAATCAAGAACAAGACAAAGAGCGTGCGCGTCAGCTTAGTGATATTTATGAAGTTTTATTTATCTAA
- a CDS encoding NAD(P)/FAD-dependent oxidoreductase, whose product MKKYIVVGAGILGASTAYHLAKKGAEVVVVDRKDRGRATDAAAGIVCPWLSQRRNKVWYALAKGGAKYYHRLISDLEKDGEYETGYKRVGAISLHYDEKKLDAMEKRAYKRREEAPEIGEITRLNKEETKKRFPLLSDEYSSVHISGAARVNGRALREALLNGATKHGATLLEGSAALLEKEGEVTGVKINNDDIYDGEVIITGGAWADELLKPLGLEFLVTFQKAQIVHLHVEEDTGNWPVVIPPNDQYILTFEDGEMVIGATHENETGFDYRVTAGGLHEVLDKAISVAPGISNSEVVETRVGFRPFTPGFLPVFGPVPTIKNVFVANGLGASGLTSGPYLGSELAKLVLGEETELDHHNYSVEEALTSIKA is encoded by the coding sequence ATGAAAAAATATATTGTCGTTGGCGCAGGAATTCTTGGTGCTTCAACAGCCTATCATTTAGCAAAAAAAGGAGCAGAGGTTGTTGTGGTTGATCGAAAAGACCGTGGGAGAGCAACAGATGCTGCAGCAGGTATTGTTTGTCCATGGCTTTCACAGCGTCGTAACAAAGTGTGGTATGCACTTGCTAAAGGTGGAGCAAAATACTATCATCGTTTAATTTCTGATCTTGAAAAAGATGGAGAGTATGAAACAGGCTATAAAAGAGTGGGAGCTATTAGTCTTCATTATGATGAAAAGAAATTAGATGCAATGGAAAAAAGAGCATACAAACGTCGAGAAGAGGCGCCTGAAATTGGTGAGATTACAAGGTTAAACAAGGAAGAAACGAAAAAACGCTTTCCTCTTTTAAGTGATGAATATAGTTCTGTACATATAAGCGGAGCAGCCCGTGTAAATGGACGGGCGCTTAGAGAAGCTCTTCTTAATGGAGCAACAAAGCATGGCGCAACACTCTTAGAAGGAAGTGCTGCTCTTTTAGAAAAAGAGGGGGAAGTCACAGGAGTAAAAATAAACAATGACGACATTTATGACGGAGAAGTCATCATCACAGGTGGAGCATGGGCAGATGAGCTTTTAAAACCATTAGGGCTAGAATTTTTAGTAACGTTTCAAAAAGCACAAATTGTTCATTTACACGTTGAAGAAGATACAGGGAACTGGCCTGTTGTTATTCCACCGAATGATCAGTATATTTTAACGTTTGAAGACGGGGAAATGGTTATTGGAGCAACTCATGAGAACGAAACAGGCTTTGATTACCGGGTAACAGCAGGTGGGCTGCACGAAGTGTTAGATAAAGCTATCTCTGTTGCACCAGGCATCTCAAATAGCGAAGTTGTTGAAACAAGAGTGGGTTTTCGACCGTTCACCCCAGGGTTTTTGCCTGTTTTTGGTCCTGTTCCAACTATTAAGAATGTATTTGTGGCAAACGGACTTGGCGCATCTGGCTTAACGTCGGGACCTTATCTTGGGAGTGAACTTGCCAAACTTGTTCTTGGAGAAGAAACTGAGCTTGATCATCATAATTATTCTGTTGAGGAAGCTCTCACATCAATAAAAGCATAG
- a CDS encoding GIY-YIG nuclease family protein: MIKISIPASDVTITRRKQPESAEPRIRPINGFIDLHEIPRDKGGMIFFYNKEDEVLFVGKARKLRQRVKRHLEDNVSPLKPYRDEIYKISVSFVERPVDREIYETYAINELEAKYNIDKVFYK; the protein is encoded by the coding sequence ATGATTAAAATTAGTATTCCAGCATCAGATGTAACAATTACAAGAAGAAAACAGCCTGAAAGCGCAGAACCAAGAATCCGCCCAATTAATGGATTCATTGATCTTCATGAAATTCCACGTGATAAAGGCGGTATGATTTTCTTCTATAATAAAGAAGATGAAGTGCTTTTCGTCGGAAAAGCGCGCAAGCTAAGACAGCGTGTGAAAAGACATCTTGAAGATAATGTATCACCATTAAAACCTTACAGAGATGAAATCTACAAAATTTCCGTATCTTTTGTAGAACGTCCTGTTGACCGTGAAATTTATGAAACATATGCCATTAATGAACTAGAAGCAAAATATAACATTGATAAAGTGTTTTATAAATAA
- a CDS encoding Hsp20/alpha crystallin family protein, with amino-acid sequence MDSNDNKLSKLFESSLQNVVKSFDSLFQESAGQLGHLLNQQSFYVDVYETEDEVIVEAEVPGFRKEHIEIRLIGDHLKISAEYNQTVENVSEEYVSMRSSSIKKTERLVALPCSVQEEKARALYQDGILKVILQKGEQKQRQIEIE; translated from the coding sequence ATGGACTCTAATGATAATAAGCTTTCAAAGTTATTTGAAAGTTCTCTTCAGAACGTTGTAAAATCGTTTGACTCTCTTTTTCAAGAATCTGCAGGACAGCTTGGTCATTTATTGAATCAACAATCCTTTTATGTTGATGTTTATGAAACAGAGGATGAAGTAATTGTGGAAGCCGAAGTTCCTGGATTCCGCAAAGAGCACATTGAGATTAGACTTATTGGAGATCATTTAAAAATCTCAGCAGAGTACAACCAAACTGTTGAAAATGTAAGTGAAGAATATGTTTCAATGCGGAGCTCTTCCATAAAAAAAACAGAACGCCTTGTTGCTCTTCCATGCTCTGTTCAGGAAGAAAAAGCACGGGCGCTTTATCAAGACGGCATTTTAAAAGTCATTTTGCAAAAGGGAGAGCAAAAACAGCGACAAATTGAAATTGAATAA
- a CDS encoding MarR family transcriptional regulator: MDVLTNAKIGSLDLKSIAVVTNIYRIAQGLRNKMEREVLSQYGLSWTAFSLLYDLWVREGEETKALAESAGVTKATISNITKTLERKELCYRKSDVRDRRKTYVFLTDEGKKVIEELYPHFHQGEVEIVSSLDSEEKDYISHLLRKVIRANKF, encoded by the coding sequence ATGGATGTCTTAACAAATGCCAAAATTGGCTCACTTGATTTGAAATCCATTGCTGTTGTGACAAACATTTATCGAATTGCACAAGGCCTACGAAATAAAATGGAGAGAGAAGTGCTCTCTCAATATGGATTATCATGGACTGCTTTTTCACTTCTTTATGATTTGTGGGTAAGAGAAGGAGAAGAAACAAAAGCATTAGCCGAGTCAGCTGGCGTAACAAAGGCTACAATTAGCAATATTACGAAGACGCTTGAGCGTAAGGAGCTTTGTTACCGTAAAAGTGATGTTAGAGATCGGCGCAAAACATATGTATTTTTAACAGATGAAGGAAAAAAAGTGATCGAAGAACTTTATCCTCATTTTCATCAAGGTGAAGTTGAGATTGTCTCAAGTTTAGACTCAGAGGAGAAAGACTATATATCACATCTGCTTCGAAAAGTAATTCGAGCGAACAAATTTTAA